The Chlorocebus sabaeus isolate Y175 chromosome 16, mChlSab1.0.hap1, whole genome shotgun sequence genome window below encodes:
- the PNMT gene encoding phenylethanolamine N-methyltransferase isoform X1 — MGWGGCGARGPGRLGAQLPPPQQTGRGGGRAVEKGAARRAEHRADSGSSMSGADRIPAAGAAPDSAPGRAAVASAYQRFEPRAYLRNNYAPPRGDLCNPNGVGPWKLRCLAQTFATGEVSGHTLIDIGSGPTVYQLLSACSHFEDITMTDFLEVNRQELGRWLREEPGAFNWSMYSQYACLIEGKGESWQEKERQLRARVKRVLPIDVHQPQPLGTGSPAPLPADTLVSAFCLEAVSPDLASFQRALDHITTLLRPGGHLLLIGALEESWYLAGEARLMVVPVSEEEVREALARSGYEVRDLRTYIMPAHLQTGVDDVKGIFFAWAQKVGL, encoded by the exons atggggtggggaggatgCGGCGCACGTGGCCCCGGGCGGCTCGGCGCTCAGCTGCCGCCCCCACAGCAGACTGGTCGGGGAGGGGGTCGGGCGGTAGAAAAAGGGGCCGCGAGGCGAGCGGAGCACCGGGCGGACAGCGGCAGCAGCATGAGCGGCGCAGACCGGATCCCCGCTGCGGGCGCAGCCCCTGACTCGGCCCCGGGTCGGGCGGCGGTGGCCTCGGCCTACCAGCGCTTCGAGCCGCGCGCCTACCTCCGCAACAACTACGCGCCCCCTCGCGGGGACCTGTGCAACCCGAACGGCGTCGGGCCGTGGAAGCTGCGCTGCTTGGCGCAGACCTTCGCCACCG GTGAAGTGTCCGGACACACCCTCATCGACATTGGTTCAGGCCCCACCGTGTACCAGCTGCTCAGTGCCTGCAGCCACTTTGAAGACATTACCATGACAGATTTCCTGGAGGTCAACCGCCAGGAGCTGGGGCGCTGGCTGCGGGAGGAGCCAGGGGCCTTCAACTGGAGCATGTACAGCCAGTATGCCTGCCTCATTGAGGGCAAGGG GGAATCCTGGCAGGAGAAGGAGCGCCAGCTGCGAGCCAGGGTGAAGCGGGTCCTGCCCATCGACGTgcaccagccccagcccctgggtACTGGGAGCCCAGCGCCCCTGCCTGCCGACACCCTGGTCTCTGCCTTCTGCTTGGAGGCTGTGAGCCCAGATCTTGCCAGCTTCCAGCGGGCCCTGGACCACATCACCACACTGCTGAGGCCTGGGGGGCACCTCCTCCTCATCGGGGCCCTGGAGGAGTCGTGgtacctggctggggaggccaggcTGATGGTGGTGCCAGTGTCtgaggaggaggtgagggaggcCCTGGCGCGTAGTGGCTACGAGGTCCGGGACCTCCGCACCTACATCATGCCTGCCCATCTTCAGACAGGTGTAGATGACGTCAAGGGCATCTTCTTCGCCTGGGCTCAGAAGGTTGGACTGTGA
- the TCAP gene encoding telethonin produces MATSELSCEVSEENCERREAFWAEWKDLTLSTRPEEGCSLHEEDTQRHETYHQQGQCQALVQRSPWLVMRMGILGRGLQEYQLPYQRVLPLPIFTPAKMGATKEEREDTPIQLQELLALETALGGQCVDRQEVAEITKQLPPVVPVSKPGALRRSLSRSMSQEAQRG; encoded by the exons ATGGCTACCTCAGAGCTGAGCTGCGAGGTGTCCGAGGAGAACTGTGAGCGCCGGGAGGCCTTCTGGGCAGAATGGAAGGATCTGACACTGTCCACACGGCCTGAGGAGGG cTGCTCCCTGCATGAGGAGGACACCCAGAGACATGAGACCTACCACCAGCAGGGGCAGTGCCAGGCGCTGGTGCAGCGCTCGCCCTGGCTGGTGATGCGGATGGGCATCCTCGGCCGTGGGCTGCAGGAGTACCAGCTGCCCTACCAGCGGGTACTGCCACTGCCCATCTTCACCCCTGCCAAGATGGGCGCCACCAAGGAGGAGCGCGAGGACACCCCCATCCAGCTGCAGGAGCTGCTGGCGCTGGAGACAGCCCTGGGTGGCCAGTGTGTGGACCGCCAGGAGGTGGCTGAGATCACCAAGCAGCTGCCCCCTGTGGTGCCTGTCAGCAAGCCCGGTGCCCTTCGTCGCTCCCTGTCCCGCTCCATGTCCCAggaagcacagagaggctga
- the PNMT gene encoding phenylethanolamine N-methyltransferase isoform X2, producing MGWGGCGARGPGRLGAQLPPPQQTGRGGGRAVEKGAARRAEHRADSGSSMSGADRIPAAGAAPDSAPGRAAVASAYQRFEPRAYLRNNYAPPRGDLCNPNGVGPWKLRCLAQTFATGEVSGHTLIDIGSGPTVYQLLSACSHFEDITMTDFLEVNRQELGRWLREEPGAFNWSMYSQYACLIEGKGESWQEKERQLRARVKRVLPIDVHQPQPLGTGSPAPLPADTLVSAFCLEAVSPDLASFQRALDHITTLLRPGGHLLLIGALEESWYLAGEARLMVVPVSEEETGVDDVKGIFFAWAQKVGL from the exons atggggtggggaggatgCGGCGCACGTGGCCCCGGGCGGCTCGGCGCTCAGCTGCCGCCCCCACAGCAGACTGGTCGGGGAGGGGGTCGGGCGGTAGAAAAAGGGGCCGCGAGGCGAGCGGAGCACCGGGCGGACAGCGGCAGCAGCATGAGCGGCGCAGACCGGATCCCCGCTGCGGGCGCAGCCCCTGACTCGGCCCCGGGTCGGGCGGCGGTGGCCTCGGCCTACCAGCGCTTCGAGCCGCGCGCCTACCTCCGCAACAACTACGCGCCCCCTCGCGGGGACCTGTGCAACCCGAACGGCGTCGGGCCGTGGAAGCTGCGCTGCTTGGCGCAGACCTTCGCCACCG GTGAAGTGTCCGGACACACCCTCATCGACATTGGTTCAGGCCCCACCGTGTACCAGCTGCTCAGTGCCTGCAGCCACTTTGAAGACATTACCATGACAGATTTCCTGGAGGTCAACCGCCAGGAGCTGGGGCGCTGGCTGCGGGAGGAGCCAGGGGCCTTCAACTGGAGCATGTACAGCCAGTATGCCTGCCTCATTGAGGGCAAGGG GGAATCCTGGCAGGAGAAGGAGCGCCAGCTGCGAGCCAGGGTGAAGCGGGTCCTGCCCATCGACGTgcaccagccccagcccctgggtACTGGGAGCCCAGCGCCCCTGCCTGCCGACACCCTGGTCTCTGCCTTCTGCTTGGAGGCTGTGAGCCCAGATCTTGCCAGCTTCCAGCGGGCCCTGGACCACATCACCACACTGCTGAGGCCTGGGGGGCACCTCCTCCTCATCGGGGCCCTGGAGGAGTCGTGgtacctggctggggaggccaggcTGATGGTGGTGCCAGTGTCtgaggaggag ACAGGTGTAGATGACGTCAAGGGCATCTTCTTCGCCTGGGCTCAGAAGGTTGGACTGTGA